The Mycolicibacterium mageritense genome contains a region encoding:
- a CDS encoding ATP-binding protein has translation MTDDAQSPSFTMADVTAVPESAAQVRHRFSDWLDQNLALDAVKASDVVLAVNEALANAAEFAYLSAPQPGVMHVHADYDPAAAILTVIVADQGRWRISESQHNNASRGRGIPLMRALCDRAVIDSTSAGTRVCLQWDGIRTPALRHAEAGPPEQRTDRSAEPHS, from the coding sequence ATGACAGACGACGCACAGTCACCAAGCTTCACGATGGCGGATGTCACCGCCGTTCCGGAATCGGCTGCCCAGGTTCGGCACCGATTCTCCGACTGGTTGGATCAGAACCTCGCGCTCGACGCGGTGAAAGCCAGTGACGTGGTACTGGCGGTCAACGAAGCCCTGGCCAACGCGGCCGAATTCGCGTACCTGAGCGCACCGCAGCCGGGAGTGATGCACGTGCACGCCGACTACGATCCGGCCGCCGCGATCCTCACCGTCATCGTCGCCGATCAGGGCCGCTGGCGGATTTCGGAGTCACAGCACAACAACGCCTCCCGAGGCAGGGGCATACCGCTCATGCGCGCGTTGTGCGACCGCGCCGTCATCGATTCGACGTCGGCAGGCACCCGGGTGTGTCTGCAGTGGGACGGGATCCGCACCCCCGCACTCAGGCATGCGGAAGCCGGACCACCTGAACAAAGAACTGATCGATCTGCCGAACCGCACTCATGA
- a CDS encoding EstA family serine hydrolase: MDLDPATSVHGHCDDRFAPIRDALAKAIADGEEVGAAIAIDIDGELVVDMWGGHADAARTTAWTENTIVNVWSSTKTVTALAALMLIDRGLVAPDSTVATYWPEFAANGKQDIEFRHLLTHSSGLSGWEPPFSVETVYDWEAATAALAAQAPWWPPGTASGYHAVTHGHLIGEVVRRVSGKTLKEFVRDEIARPLSADFQIGADPSDSHRIAEVIPADEPLDLPLDQLSEIAMKTFVGAPDPTIANTEAWRAADIGAANGHGNARSLARILSAISLGGTVDGVQLLRPETVESIFDVQLEGPDVVLLGHPLRWGLGFGLPQPVTVPYVPDGKICFWGGWGGSWETMNPDHRATFAYVMNKMGPGVEGSDRTARYLNLFYEALA, translated from the coding sequence ATGGACCTCGACCCGGCGACAAGCGTGCACGGCCACTGCGACGATCGATTCGCCCCCATCCGTGACGCCCTGGCCAAGGCCATCGCCGACGGAGAGGAGGTGGGTGCGGCCATCGCGATCGACATCGACGGCGAGCTCGTCGTCGACATGTGGGGCGGCCACGCCGACGCGGCCCGCACCACCGCATGGACCGAGAACACGATCGTCAACGTCTGGTCGTCGACCAAGACCGTGACCGCGCTGGCCGCGCTCATGCTGATCGACCGCGGACTCGTCGCCCCTGACTCCACCGTCGCAACCTACTGGCCCGAGTTCGCCGCAAACGGCAAGCAGGACATCGAATTTCGGCACCTGCTGACGCACAGCTCGGGCCTGTCCGGTTGGGAGCCGCCGTTCTCGGTCGAGACCGTCTACGACTGGGAGGCCGCCACGGCGGCGCTGGCAGCCCAGGCTCCGTGGTGGCCACCGGGCACCGCATCGGGCTACCACGCCGTGACGCACGGCCACCTGATCGGCGAGGTCGTGCGGCGAGTCTCCGGAAAGACGTTGAAAGAGTTCGTCCGCGACGAGATCGCGAGACCGCTCTCCGCGGACTTCCAGATCGGCGCAGACCCATCGGACTCCCACCGGATCGCCGAGGTGATCCCGGCCGACGAGCCGCTGGACCTCCCACTGGACCAGCTGTCCGAAATCGCGATGAAAACCTTCGTCGGAGCACCAGACCCGACGATTGCGAACACCGAGGCCTGGCGCGCGGCCGACATCGGCGCCGCCAACGGGCACGGCAATGCCCGGTCGCTGGCCCGCATCCTCTCGGCCATCTCACTGGGCGGAACGGTCGACGGGGTTCAGTTGCTCCGCCCCGAGACTGTCGAGTCGATCTTCGACGTTCAGTTGGAGGGCCCCGACGTGGTGCTGCTAGGGCATCCACTGCGCTGGGGGCTGGGCTTCGGGCTGCCGCAGCCGGTCACCGTGCCGTACGTGCCGGACGGCAAGATCTGCTTCTGGGGTGGCTGGGGCGGGTCGTGGGAGACCATGAACCCCGACCATCGCGCGACGTTCGCCTACGTGATGAACAAGATGGGACCGGGCGTCGAGGGCTCCGATCGCACGGCCCGTTATCTGAACCTGTTCTACGAGGCCCTGGCCTGA
- a CDS encoding response regulator, with protein sequence MTTGPESRAIDILLVEDDPGDELITREAFEHNKINNNLYVARDGEEGLDFLYRRGEYADAPTPDLILLDLNLPKYDGRQLLEQIKSDADLCHIPIVVLTTSSAEEDILRSYKLHANAYVTKPVDLDQFMSAVRQIDQFFVQVVRLPHA encoded by the coding sequence ATGACAACAGGCCCAGAAAGCCGGGCGATCGACATCCTGCTGGTGGAGGACGATCCGGGTGACGAGCTGATCACCCGCGAAGCCTTCGAACACAACAAGATCAACAACAACCTGTACGTCGCGCGGGACGGCGAGGAGGGCTTGGACTTCCTCTACCGGCGTGGCGAATACGCGGACGCACCGACGCCGGATCTGATCCTGCTCGACCTCAACCTGCCGAAGTACGACGGCAGGCAACTGCTGGAGCAGATCAAGTCCGATGCCGACCTGTGCCACATCCCGATCGTGGTGCTCACGACCTCATCGGCCGAGGAAGACATCCTGCGCAGCTACAAGCTGCATGCGAACGCCTACGTCACCAAACCGGTCGACCTGGACCAGTTCATGAGTGCGGTTCGGCAGATCGATCAGTTCTTTGTTCAGGTGGTCCGGCTTCCGCATGCCTGA
- a CDS encoding STAS domain-containing protein, which yields MTSQPDPAKSAGDATAAVNCAVEGRQIGEVSVVSVSGTVDMLTAPWLEEAIGAAVKGSPSAVVVDMSAVDFLASAGMGVLVAARNDLDPDVRFAVVADGPATSRPLKLIGITDVVDLYATLDEALSAVTT from the coding sequence ATGACCAGCCAGCCCGACCCGGCCAAGAGCGCGGGTGACGCGACGGCCGCGGTCAACTGCGCAGTCGAAGGACGTCAGATCGGTGAGGTCAGTGTCGTGTCGGTGTCGGGAACGGTGGACATGCTCACCGCGCCCTGGCTGGAAGAGGCGATCGGTGCCGCGGTGAAGGGTTCGCCGTCGGCGGTGGTGGTCGACATGAGCGCCGTCGACTTCCTGGCGTCGGCAGGGATGGGGGTGCTGGTGGCAGCACGCAACGACCTGGATCCGGACGTCCGGTTCGCCGTGGTCGCCGACGGGCCCGCGACGAGCCGGCCGCTCAAGCTGATCGGCATCACCGACGTGGTCGACCTGTACGCGACCCTCGATGAGGCGCTGTCGGCGGTCACGACATAG